The following nucleotide sequence is from Procambarus clarkii isolate CNS0578487 unplaced genomic scaffold, FALCON_Pclarkii_2.0 HiC_scaffold_99, whole genome shotgun sequence.
acaatatcgatcaaatctgtgccagtaaattacaacatcactacaaaaagggatttgctttcacaagttagcaaagtattcgacccacttggtctactaaatcctttgactatcaagtggcgtttattggtgcaacaagcatggaaagctaaggttggttgggatgatccactaccaatccagttacaaaaagcttggatggaagtggctcaagaacaaactttagttgaaaagataatctttccgagacacatagtcgaggaaaatgaggaagtatcactacatgtattcgcagactcgtcagccaaagcttttggagcttgtgcttacttagtgacttctaatcaatcatatcttatcacctctaaggccagagtagctccattaaaaaagaggactttgcctcagatggaactaacagcactgctaactggaacacgcttagcagtacatatcaaacaagtcttgtctaccatgaacatcaaagatgtcattatatggtctgacaatgaagctgtcttacaatgggtacgaaacgacaactgtccaactccatatgtaaaaaatcgcgtctcggaaattaaagaaatttccgcaggctttcaattgttgcatgtaccaacaaaggataatccagctgatctcttatcaagaggtatgacatttaaacagtttgcaaaggcagatatttggtttcatgggcctcgatggttagtgaatggtagttggcctgaacaaaagccacacgtcattacgacacaaaccgtaactaccaccaggcagcaagctcaaatatcagtcttggattgtactcgttactcctcgctcatcaaattaatcaatgtaacacagaacgtgtttcattatctcaggaaaaaaggtataaaatacacttttcctgatgcacttatctattgggtaagacaagcccagagagaaacttatgggaataactatgaaaatcttccgcataagttaaaacacaatctcggtctgtggatagaccaagaaaatcacaacattctgcgttgtggagggagacttaaacacgcagatatcaatctagataccgtgcatccatggcttttaccaaaaaatcattggatcacaaggttgattgtgttgcatacacatcaacaaatcatcaaacatggaggagtgttagacacactcacacaaatcagacagcagtactggattcctcagggaagacagtcagtcaaatcaatcttgaagaattgcatgatatgccgaaggtacgatgcaagaacttgctcttatccagggccaccacccctaccaaaggaacgagtggtccatctacaacctttcgaaacgacaggagtagattatacaggagcaatatatctaacagggactgcagataagcaacctatcaaggcatacatctgtctgttcacctgtgctaccaccagggcagtacatctagaggtaacacccgatatgactgctcaatcatttattcaagctttccgcagattcgcagcacgccgatcatgccctaagctgatgatttcagataatggagcaaacttggtagctggagaagcatgtctacgggaaatctgttcccatcctgcagttacttccacactggaacagcgtcattgcagatggaaatttatccctccgagagccccatggcacggaggattttatgaacggttaataggaactgtaaaaagatccttgagaaaatctctacaccgtcagaaaatcaatcttcaagaactccagacagtaatcacggaaatagaatcaagggtgaataaccggccgttgacttacttgtctgaggatcctactcaacatgagccgttaagtcctgcccacctaatgtatggaagacttctgactccagtaccatctctagtggatgatgagatcagagatccctcatatgtgggtcagagcgagttggttcaggggtataaacatctgtccagcataatccaaaaatggaatgatgtttggacaaaagaatatcttacatctctacgagaacatcactatggggccaatgtcccccataatatagctaatctccaacctggcgatattgtcttggtagacagtgatggccctagggctgactggccattaggtaaagttgtctcagtccatccagatagtcaggggattttgagaatagtcaaaatcctgtccaaaggaacaacttccctgaagacattggacaaactcatccacatggaatcagtgagccagctgcagttagatcctgagagacctcaagacactctaactccacaagacccactgactcctaacagacacaatcgtccacaacggacagcagcacaaaagtgcaagcaaaatttgcacttgtattatcaatccaatggagagtaaataaatacatatggttactattgtcctaagtattggactctgtgccagttctctccctctggaagatgtgggaaatttttacccaccatatctaataatcatctaagaaatgtataatttctatatcatatctaaatcatatcaaaatcatatctaaatcgtatcaacatcatattagaatcattaaagattcattatagcttgatcctggatgacaatggcaccatgaacacgtacgcaacaggggcccttttgatgcctacgtgactttgtacatgatctttcaaggatccagaagcttctagaaggacttcttaattaaaaaactattggaacattgattcaacatccggtaggattaaaaatcgaatccttaataagattcagtggtactttcaaatactacttataatctttaaatcttatatctaattatattataatcacatcttatcttaatcataagtctagactgtaaaaataatcaatcaatattcattgaaggctaccgtgctcagagagcatggcagggcgatggggggagtgaagcgctcaccaacaagcccagcggcactccgcgtttgtttacaaatgagtgaacaagtgactgatccttagcgaacattaccagctcaaggacaccttatctaatattttttatcgccagtgaatactctctagaactgggggagtacctggacaatatctacaaggaaaatcatagaacattcacataaaatagagtgtatagtggagatcagtgacacggtttcctccaccttcattcataaacttttatctcgaatcattcttctgcaactgcagggtaatcacgtagcaacgctaccagatcatcatacagcaacgctgtagcaaaatatcgtgcctaaactcaacaagagagagttaatcagtctggcaaacttgtcagacaggcaccccgactggcagagaagtatattgaaggttatttggtatatgattggccaattgtatgcttgtgtagctttaatatcctataaatctgtctgttggttaaaaagcgaggctaagcctcacatttcagtaagtttattaaaattgtagtgtagctgtgaatcttatccaagcactgaacctcatgagtgtccattctgtcagaaaagaattcagcctcaataagtaaaaacctcacaagtgtccacagtcttggaagagattcagtcaagctaactgtataaagtgaatatgtctgcatatatatttgaatatataaattaagttatcaattgcttgcttagttatttataagttatcatataagttcatttaattgaatataatttctagtactaagttaatagtatttagactacatttaaggtcatttattatacttttacaatttaatttgttgtttatagtataagaacatattggctgttaagttatggtactaggttagactatgtatgtttaaatctctgatttaaacagagccagtgttcagtcagataactgaatttattaaatcttatccttgtataaaatacaagctgatgtgagatccctgtctacaggtggattggaacttctatcaacaagtcattcaccccacctgtcccttacagcccacagtctgtcattaggaaaagaggaattaggatttacaaccctagctagagattttaattgaattaatttgcagacagtaattttttaatttagttcagtaaaagtccctggtagtctcctcttatatcaatcccagcaggtttttcccacagaaGTATCCAACATCATCTATCAAAGCATCCTCTTCCTTAACAGCTTCAGAAAAACCGGCATTTAAACTATGATCACTCTGTTGAAGTTGGGTTAAGGTGTGGAATTTTATATCAAACTTAGGGGAAGAGGTAGTAACAGGAGGTACAACTTCTTTACTTGGCACAACTCCCTCAACTGCACTAACTTCATCCAATCTAGACATAGAAGTGTCAACCAAGTTAATTTCTGGTTCTAACGTTGAAGGTTTTCCAGCCATCCCTCCGGTTGTAGGATTGGAACATCA
It contains:
- the LOC138360187 gene encoding uncharacterized protein, with amino-acid sequence MIDDGLESVPQLWELDAIGIIPEQPSPDDVCAYNQYLETVQYHDGKYWVRLPWKINHKTLPTNYHMAYSQFKSQLAKLRKRPEHLKLYHEIIAQQLKNKFIEVVKHDNKQTGHFLPHMAVKRESKTTPLRIVFNCSSKSGPQGTSLNDCLQTGPSLTQKLYDILLKFRLNKYAYSADISKAFLRVGLQEEDRDFTKFLWVENPEDVNSPVVTFRFSSVLFGATSSPFLLQATLDTHLKKSSSPCKTEISQNLYVDNFQGTVNSTTELLQLYQEANKELQGANMPLQSWASNNATLNNQIARDYPEYHVPESQKVLGMDWDLISDTISIKSVPVNYNITTKRDLLSQVSKVFDPLGLLNPLTIKWRLLVQQAWKAKVGWDDPLPIQLQKAWMEVAQEQTLVEKIIFPRHIVEENEEVSLHVFADSSAKAFGACAYLVTSNQSYLITSKARVAPLKKRTLPQMELTALLTGTRLAVHIKQVLSTMNIKDVIIWSDNEAVLQWVRNDNCPTPYVKNRVSEIKEISAGFQLLHVPTKDNPADLLSRGMTFKQFAKADIWFHGPRWLVNGSWPEQKPHVITTQTVTTTRQQAQISVLDCTRYSSLIKLINVTQNVFHYLRKKGIKYTFPDALIYWVRQAQRETYGNNYENLPHKLKHNLGLWIDQENHNILRCGGRLKHADINLDTVHPWLLPKNHWITRLIVLHTHQQIIKHGGVLDTLTQIRQQYWIPQGRQSVKSILKNCMICRRYDARTCSYPGPPPLPKERVVHLQPFETTGVDYTGAIYLTGTADKQPIKAYICLFTCATTRAVHLEVTPDMTAQSFIQAFRRFAARRSCPKLMISDNGANLVAGEACLREICSHPAVTSTLEQRHCRWKFIPPRAPWHGGFYERLIGTVKRSLRKSLHRQKINLQELQTVITEIESRVNNRPLTYLSEDPTQHEPLSPAHLMYGRLLTPVPSLVDDEIRDPSYVGQSELVQGYKHLSSIIQKWNDVWTKEYLTSLREHHYGANVPHNIANLQPGDIVLVDSDGPRADWPLGKVVSVHPDSQGILRIVKILSKGTTSLKTLDKLIHMESVSQLQLDPERPQDTLTPQDPLTPNRHNRPQRTAAQKCKQNLHLYYQSNGE